A region of the Sminthopsis crassicaudata isolate SCR6 chromosome 6, ASM4859323v1, whole genome shotgun sequence genome:
cgTAGTTacatgctatttcttttttcaattctttttacaaatgaggaacctaaGATAAATTGAGTAAAGtaacttttccagagtcacacaatttgTAAATGTATGATATGATTCAAACTTAGATATTCTTAATTCCAGACCTGTTGTTCTAGCCACTGTACCAAGTAGCTACTTGaataatttagataatttttgaACTCTAGCCTTCCTTATGCCAAAGAAAGCTAATTCCACACTGCCACGCTAGGGAAATTTATAGAATTCTAAGCAAAcatatgtatttagtatttaCTGCATTCAAAATATTGTGATAGATGCTCAATGGgataaggaggaaaatgaaaattcttaagGTTGATAAGATATAATTCCTATTGCTATCATAGCACTTGATAACAGCAATACAGAAAATGTAAACAAAGTGCTATGTTAGATTTCAGAGTGAAATTATAAGTTGAATTGCTGTAACCTAAATAAATTTCTACAAAACTCCTACAAACAGTCATTTAAGCCTATAGAGATCATGAAAGGTTTTCTAAACATATAGGAGTTGGTGCTAGAAAAACTAGAGTCATTCTAGTTCAGATGAACTATGATCTAGGCTTAAtggtataataaaataaaagaatatagttAATACTAACTTTTTTATAAGAATGGCATCAAGGACCTGTGCTTTCATCCATGGGAGCAAACTAAACCAATTTATAATGTTAGAGCATTACAGAGTTCTGAGACACAGAGATTTGATTGgtaattaagttaaaaagtgaCAAAATAAAGATTTGTAACCGTGACCCCATTTTTGGGCCAATCTTCTATCTACTGTTCCATGACCCATCTCACATTATAAGATATATTGAATTAAATACTTTGGATCATGATATTATTGTATCTCTAAACTCCCATTCCTTTTCTGTTCTCTGAAGAGAACTACAGTGATATTAAGgtgtagagaaaaggaaatatgtaaaaatttttaaaagttaaaagactggtatatttttttttaatttttgttttataagaaataagtaTAAACAAAATTGTTGCCATTGTTGAGGGCattgaaaaattctttttttttttctctcaacagaAAATACAGAGCAAATAACTTTAAGCCTGATGCAGACCTAAGGCAATGTCAAGCCCAAATTACACAGATGTGACTGAATTCATTCTTTTGGGTCTGACTAGTCGTCAAGAACTTCAGGTCCTGTTTTTTGTGGTATTCTTAATTGTATATGTTATCACTCTGGTGGGGAATCTCGGAATGATCATGCTAATCGGTGTCAGTCCCCAGCTCCAGAGTCCCATGTACTTCTTTCTCAGCCATTTGTCTTTTGTGGATGTCTGGTTTTCCTCTAATGTCACCCCAAAGATGCTAGAAAACTTATTATCCAAGACCAAAACCATTTCCTATGTTGGATGTTTAATACAATGTTATTTTTTCATTGCTCTCGTCCATGTAGAGGTTTACATCCTGGCTGTGATGGCCTTTGATCGATTTATGGCCATCTGCAACCCCCTGCTTTATGGGAGCAAAATGTCAAGGACAGTTTGTATTCGGTTAATCTCAGTACCCTATGTTTATGGCTTTTCGGTAAGCCTCATTTGCACCTTGTGGACTTATGGTTTGTATTTCTGTGGAAACTTTGAAATCAACCACTTCTATTGTGCAGATCCTCCACTCATCAAGATAGCCTGTGGTGGTATCCACATCAAGGAATATACCATGATTGTCATAGCAGGAATTAATTTCACATACTCGCTCTCTGTGGTGCTGATCTCTTATACATTTATTGTCATAGCCATCCTCCGCATGCGCTCTgcagaagggagaaagaaggctTTCTCCACCTGTGGCTCTCACCTCACAGCTGTTACTATGTTTTATGGAACACTCATTTTCATGTATCTCAGGCGCCCCACAGAAGAGTCTGTAGAACAGGGGAAAATGGTGGCTGTGTTTTATACCACAGTCATTCCTATGTTGAACCCCATGATCTATAGTCTGAGGAATAAGGATGTAAA
Encoded here:
- the LOC141546598 gene encoding olfactory receptor 5M9, translated to MSSPNYTDVTEFILLGLTSRQELQVLFFVVFLIVYVITLVGNLGMIMLIGVSPQLQSPMYFFLSHLSFVDVWFSSNVTPKMLENLLSKTKTISYVGCLIQCYFFIALVHVEVYILAVMAFDRFMAICNPLLYGSKMSRTVCIRLISVPYVYGFSVSLICTLWTYGLYFCGNFEINHFYCADPPLIKIACGGIHIKEYTMIVIAGINFTYSLSVVLISYTFIVIAILRMRSAEGRKKAFSTCGSHLTAVTMFYGTLIFMYLRRPTEESVEQGKMVAVFYTTVIPMLNPMIYSLRNKDVKEAMNKAIHRACFVK